Proteins encoded together in one Roseibacterium elongatum DSM 19469 window:
- the moaD gene encoding molybdopterin converting factor subunit 1, which produces MKRDLRYFAWLRERIGTGHESIETDAATVADLIEELRRRDEAYAFAFSDTASIRAALDQDLVDLDAPLSDAREVAFFPPMTGG; this is translated from the coding sequence ATGAAACGCGATCTGCGCTATTTCGCATGGCTGCGCGAACGGATCGGCACCGGTCATGAAAGCATCGAGACCGACGCGGCGACCGTGGCCGACCTGATCGAGGAGTTGCGGCGCCGGGACGAGGCCTATGCCTTTGCATTCTCGGATACCGCGTCGATCCGGGCAGCGTTGGACCAGGATCTGGTGGATCTGGACGCGCCCCTGAGCGACGCCCGCGAGGTGGCCTTTTTCCCGCCGATGACGGGGGGCTGA
- the pgsA gene encoding CDP-diacylglycerol--glycerol-3-phosphate 3-phosphatidyltransferase, which produces MQWTVPNILTVFRLIAAPMVGLIFLFLPRPAADWVAMILFVVASLTDYVDGWMARSWNQVSKFGAMLDPIADKAMVVIALAVLLGLHGITAWTLVPVTAILFREVFVSGLREFLGDTAGTLKVTKLAKWKTMVQMVAITLLFAWGLFDHYFIMQTFGMNGEIVSGILAGEVEDTVGLMWKYYGLMAASYGGLCLLWLAAALTLVTGFDYFRKALPYLRDT; this is translated from the coding sequence ATGCAATGGACCGTGCCGAATATCCTGACCGTGTTCCGCCTGATCGCTGCGCCGATGGTGGGGCTAATCTTTCTGTTTCTGCCGCGCCCCGCGGCGGATTGGGTGGCGATGATCCTCTTCGTGGTCGCCTCGCTGACCGATTATGTCGACGGTTGGATGGCCCGATCGTGGAACCAGGTGTCGAAGTTCGGCGCCATGCTCGACCCGATCGCGGACAAGGCGATGGTGGTGATCGCGCTGGCCGTTCTGCTGGGTCTGCATGGCATCACCGCCTGGACGCTGGTGCCGGTCACGGCCATCCTGTTTCGCGAGGTCTTCGTCTCGGGGCTGCGCGAGTTTCTGGGCGACACGGCCGGAACGCTGAAGGTCACCAAGCTCGCCAAGTGGAAAACGATGGTGCAGATGGTGGCCATCACGCTGTTGTTCGCCTGGGGGCTGTTCGATCACTATTTCATCATGCAGACTTTCGGCATGAACGGTGAAATCGTCAGCGGCATCTTGGCCGGCGAGGTCGAGGATACCGTCGGCCTGATGTGGAAATACTACGGGTTGATGGCGGCATCCTATGGCGGCCTGTGCCTGTTGTGGCTGGCCGCGGCGCTGACGCTCGTCACCGGTTTCGACTATTTCCGCAAGGCCCTGCCGTATTTGAGGGACACGTGA